The following coding sequences lie in one Flagellimonas eckloniae genomic window:
- a CDS encoding peptidoglycan DD-metalloendopeptidase family protein has protein sequence MNILEVALKDYTTGSIAILDSQIPLSKYCLIDLSSSNKDLERFDVTVPQSCQEYIDEVLSRHNAMVAFGGYLEHRSLYTKSERFIATGARNIHLGMDFWCKAGTEVIAPLDGKVVCFKNNDDIGNYGPTIILEHELQEVRFYTLYGHLSLESIEGLLVGDTFKTGQVLATLGTPDINVNYAPHLHFQIISDLEGSDGDYPGVCSGEDLDFYQKNCPNPNLLLKLPF, from the coding sequence ATGAATATTCTTGAAGTAGCACTTAAGGACTACACCACAGGTTCAATAGCTATCCTCGATTCACAAATACCTTTATCTAAATACTGTCTTATTGATTTATCATCATCTAACAAGGATTTAGAACGTTTTGATGTTACAGTGCCGCAATCTTGCCAAGAATATATAGATGAGGTTCTCTCTAGGCATAATGCCATGGTTGCTTTTGGAGGATATTTGGAACATAGGTCTTTATATACCAAATCTGAGCGATTTATAGCTACTGGTGCGCGCAATATTCATTTAGGAATGGATTTCTGGTGCAAAGCAGGTACAGAAGTCATTGCTCCACTTGATGGAAAAGTCGTTTGTTTTAAAAATAATGATGATATTGGAAATTATGGGCCAACCATAATTTTAGAGCATGAATTGCAAGAAGTTAGATTTTATACACTTTATGGACATCTCTCATTGGAGTCTATTGAAGGCTTACTTGTCGGTGATACATTTAAAACAGGGCAGGTACTTGCAACTTTAGGTACTCCAGATATAAATGTTAACTATGCTCCGCATCTTCATTTTCAAATTATATCTGATTTGGAAGGGTCCGACGGAGATTATCCAGGGGTATGTTCTGGAGAAGACCTCGATTTTTATCAAAAAAATTGCCCAAATCCGAACCTTTTATTGAAACTGCCATTTTAA
- a CDS encoding sensor histidine kinase, with the protein MKIPVKDKYRLRDKTDLVLKVNYSSALFTILFGAICLFFLDIKDVIPFTFFGFAVLNMLNTFLYNLHKNILLTYNATSVLSMIGAIIVTLYSGEIQSPFIFVLAIVVFAGYVTTKIYGHFYLIINLVVLTVLFLYSLGDFRISENVVPEESRNWFAFLSAIFAVYLLGGVFGKNLLKAHNKLYRSRNEIQDRIEEKETLLKEVHHRVKNNLQTVSSLLSLQSRAVADEKISNIIKSSQNRVVSMAMVHEMLYKRDDYLSKIELKPYVKELCEYLVRSVKGNTEDVKVKFDIEENKLSIDTVIPLGLIINETITNALKYGITQENGGEIMISLKNLHDNRYELYLGDNGIGYSHNFDPKNSNSLGLKLIYNLTRQLRGTIARDMAKKGTYYRIEFEEIVEDFNSVV; encoded by the coding sequence ATGAAAATTCCTGTCAAGGATAAATATCGTTTACGAGATAAGACTGATTTGGTACTGAAGGTTAACTATAGTTCTGCGCTGTTTACTATTCTATTTGGAGCAATATGTTTGTTCTTTTTAGACATTAAAGACGTCATTCCTTTTACGTTTTTTGGGTTTGCAGTTTTAAATATGCTCAATACATTTCTGTATAACCTGCATAAAAACATACTGTTAACCTATAATGCAACCTCTGTTCTGTCCATGATTGGGGCAATTATAGTCACGCTTTATAGTGGAGAGATCCAGAGTCCTTTTATCTTCGTCTTGGCTATTGTGGTATTTGCTGGTTATGTGACCACCAAAATTTACGGACATTTTTATTTGATCATAAACCTAGTCGTTCTCACAGTCCTATTTCTATATAGTTTAGGTGATTTTAGAATTTCAGAAAATGTAGTTCCTGAAGAATCTAGGAACTGGTTTGCTTTTTTGAGTGCAATTTTCGCAGTGTATTTACTGGGAGGTGTCTTTGGGAAAAATTTACTGAAAGCACACAACAAATTATACAGGTCTAGAAATGAAATACAAGATCGAATAGAGGAAAAAGAGACCCTGTTAAAAGAAGTGCACCACAGAGTAAAGAACAATTTGCAGACAGTTTCAAGCCTATTGAGTTTACAATCCAGGGCAGTTGCCGACGAAAAAATCAGTAATATTATAAAGAGCAGCCAAAACAGAGTGGTTTCAATGGCAATGGTACACGAAATGTTGTACAAGCGTGATGACTATTTGTCCAAGATTGAACTAAAACCCTATGTTAAGGAACTCTGCGAATACTTGGTACGTTCCGTTAAAGGAAATACAGAGGATGTAAAAGTCAAGTTTGATATTGAAGAAAATAAACTCAGCATAGACACTGTAATTCCGCTTGGCTTGATTATCAATGAAACCATTACCAATGCACTCAAGTATGGAATTACACAGGAAAATGGTGGCGAAATCATGATTTCACTTAAAAATTTGCACGATAATCGTTATGAGCTATACTTGGGCGACAATGGAATAGGGTACTCACATAATTTTGATCCAAAAAATTCAAACTCATTAGGTTTAAAACTCATTTACAATCTTACAAGACAACTACGAGGAACCATTGCAAGAGACATGGCAAAAAAGGGAACTTATTATCGAATTGAATTTGAAGAAATAGTAGAGGATTTTAATTCTGTCGTGTAA
- a CDS encoding M14 family zinc carboxypeptidase: protein MLKKLLLAVLFISTSISAQDYFFKKFHPFNSEIPSPEQFLGYEIGERHTRHDLIVSYFMELAKVSDRATIQEYGKTHEGRKLVILTITTPQNLENLSQLKTQHLQFTDPSKNPNNFDEVPVFINLGYNVHGNEPSSSEAALLTAYTLAASNNPEILNYLKNSVIFIDPTINPDGRDRHTQWANMYQGNPLVADPQDAEHNEYWPQGRTNHYWFDLNRDWLLGIHPESRGKLTWYHEWYPNVVTDFHEMGTQSSYFFEPMKDNGSLNPIMPKENYVDLNNLFGDYFSKALDSIGSFYFTKEVFDGTYPGYGSSYPDLQGGLGLLFEQASSRGHKQTTKFGEITFPFTIRNQYTSSITTIKAAVENKAILRKYQQNFFKSGLDNALKSKIKGYSFKDDHDPNRVKAFVDKLLLHKIDVYKSGNGYVVPTRQTQYRMVQTMFETYEKYRDSVYYDASAWSVANFYNMKYKPVTSLNLGERVTSVDDLVKPTPVQKSQYAYIIDYDDYNAVALLNQLQTDGLVVSSSFKPFTVKTTNGNKAFNYGALVVPVSLQEKNADAVFSIVQQAQNTYKVPVFTVNSGYSLKGIDLGSRSVSPITKPKAAMIIGNGVRSYEAGEVWHLLDTRIHMPITKIPVRNFGRASLDKYNTLVMVSGRYNFSEKQIDKIKNWVSKGNTLITIGSASKWAIDKKLVKEKLTEQEKDSTKAIIRKPYVDAPEHLGKESVGGAIFRVDLDITHPLAFGYHDASIPVYKNNSIWLAPSKNEYATVAKYSKDPHIDGFITKKNMEENLKPSASLIVSELGNGTVVLFADNPNFRGSWYGTNRLFLNAIFLGDKITIPE from the coding sequence ATGTTGAAAAAACTACTGCTTGCAGTACTTTTTATAAGTACTTCTATTTCAGCTCAAGACTATTTCTTTAAAAAATTTCATCCTTTTAATTCAGAAATTCCTTCTCCAGAACAATTTTTGGGTTATGAAATTGGGGAAAGACACACACGACATGATCTAATCGTTAGCTATTTTATGGAACTTGCTAAAGTTTCGGATAGAGCAACTATTCAAGAATATGGGAAAACGCATGAAGGAAGAAAACTTGTAATTCTTACAATAACTACTCCCCAAAATTTAGAAAATCTGAGTCAGCTAAAAACGCAGCACCTTCAATTCACGGATCCCTCAAAAAATCCAAATAATTTTGATGAGGTACCGGTCTTTATAAATTTGGGCTATAATGTTCACGGTAATGAGCCTTCTAGTTCAGAAGCTGCCTTATTGACGGCTTATACCTTAGCTGCTTCCAATAATCCAGAAATCCTGAATTACCTGAAAAATTCTGTCATTTTTATTGATCCTACTATAAATCCCGATGGACGTGACCGCCACACGCAATGGGCAAACATGTATCAAGGCAATCCACTGGTTGCAGACCCCCAAGATGCAGAGCACAATGAATATTGGCCGCAGGGAAGAACCAATCATTATTGGTTTGATTTAAACAGGGATTGGTTATTGGGAATTCATCCAGAAAGTAGAGGTAAATTGACTTGGTATCACGAATGGTACCCCAATGTGGTTACCGATTTTCATGAAATGGGTACCCAAAGCAGCTATTTCTTTGAGCCAATGAAAGATAATGGCTCCTTGAACCCCATAATGCCAAAGGAAAACTATGTGGATTTAAACAATCTTTTTGGAGACTATTTCTCCAAGGCCTTAGACAGTATTGGTTCATTTTATTTTACCAAAGAGGTGTTCGATGGTACATATCCCGGGTACGGTTCCTCCTACCCTGATCTACAAGGTGGATTGGGGCTGCTTTTTGAACAAGCAAGCTCCAGAGGGCACAAGCAAACCACAAAATTTGGTGAAATCACTTTTCCCTTCACCATTAGAAATCAATATACCTCTAGTATTACAACCATAAAAGCTGCCGTTGAAAATAAAGCGATTCTAAGAAAGTATCAGCAAAATTTCTTTAAAAGCGGACTAGACAATGCATTAAAAAGCAAAATAAAAGGGTATTCCTTCAAAGACGATCATGACCCAAATAGAGTAAAAGCATTTGTAGACAAACTATTGTTGCATAAAATAGATGTCTACAAATCAGGTAATGGTTACGTTGTTCCAACAAGGCAAACCCAATATCGTATGGTTCAAACTATGTTTGAAACCTATGAAAAATACAGGGATAGCGTTTATTATGATGCTTCCGCCTGGTCCGTTGCCAATTTTTACAATATGAAGTACAAGCCTGTAACCTCTTTGAATCTTGGTGAAAGAGTTACTTCGGTGGATGATTTGGTAAAACCAACACCAGTTCAAAAATCCCAATATGCCTATATTATCGATTATGACGATTATAACGCCGTTGCGCTGTTAAATCAATTGCAAACTGATGGACTGGTTGTCTCCTCATCTTTTAAACCTTTTACAGTGAAAACGACTAATGGCAACAAAGCATTTAACTATGGTGCATTGGTAGTTCCTGTAAGTCTTCAAGAAAAAAATGCAGACGCTGTATTTAGCATTGTTCAACAGGCCCAAAACACATATAAGGTTCCAGTATTTACCGTTAATTCTGGGTACAGTTTAAAAGGAATCGATTTAGGAAGCCGTAGTGTTTCTCCAATTACCAAACCAAAAGCAGCTATGATTATTGGTAACGGTGTTCGATCCTATGAGGCTGGAGAGGTATGGCATCTTTTGGACACAAGGATACACATGCCCATCACCAAGATACCGGTTCGAAATTTTGGTAGGGCCAGTCTGGACAAATACAATACTTTGGTCATGGTTTCCGGTAGGTATAATTTTTCTGAAAAACAGATTGATAAAATCAAAAATTGGGTAAGCAAGGGCAATACTTTAATCACCATAGGTAGTGCTTCTAAATGGGCAATTGATAAAAAACTGGTAAAGGAAAAACTTACCGAGCAGGAAAAAGACTCAACCAAGGCTATAATTCGAAAGCCCTATGTGGATGCTCCGGAGCATTTGGGAAAAGAAAGTGTTGGTGGTGCTATTTTTAGAGTGGATTTGGACATTACCCATCCTTTGGCTTTTGGTTATCATGATGCTTCGATACCCGTTTATAAAAATAATTCTATTTGGCTGGCTCCCAGTAAAAATGAATATGCTACCGTAGCAAAATATTCTAAAGACCCACATATTGATGGATTTATAACCAAGAAAAATATGGAGGAAAACCTCAAACCCTCAGCTTCACTCATTGTTAGCGAGTTAGGCAATGGCACAGTTGTTCTCTTTGCAGACAACCCAAACTTTAGGGGATCTTGGTACGGGACAAATAGACTATTCCTAAACGCTATTTTCTTAGGAGATAAAATCACGATTCCTGAATAA
- a CDS encoding cob(I)yrinic acid a,c-diamide adenosyltransferase: MKIYTKTGDKATTALFTGTRVPKHHIRIESYGTIDELNSFLGLLRDQKMDSNSKNTLALIQNKLFTVGAILATEPKKENRLKIPKISGDDIELLEKEIDKMNEELPEMTHFILPGGHTTVSYCHIARTVCRRAERMISYLHENEPVPDTLLSYINRLSDYLFVLARKLSKDLQAEEVKWIPEKLD, encoded by the coding sequence ATGAAAATTTATACAAAAACTGGTGACAAGGCCACAACAGCTCTTTTCACAGGTACTAGGGTTCCGAAGCACCATATCAGAATTGAAAGCTATGGAACAATAGACGAGTTAAATTCGTTTTTAGGATTGCTCAGAGACCAAAAAATGGATTCCAATTCCAAAAATACGTTGGCCCTTATCCAAAATAAACTTTTTACTGTAGGTGCAATTTTGGCCACCGAGCCTAAAAAAGAAAATCGTTTAAAAATTCCAAAAATAAGCGGGGATGATATTGAGCTGTTGGAGAAGGAAATTGACAAAATGAACGAAGAGCTTCCGGAAATGACCCATTTTATTCTCCCTGGAGGACACACAACCGTGTCATACTGTCATATTGCCAGAACAGTCTGCAGAAGAGCGGAGCGTATGATCTCATACTTACATGAGAATGAGCCAGTACCAGACACATTACTTTCCTATATAAATAGACTTTCGGATTACCTTTTCGTATTGGCACGGAAGTTGTCAAAAGATTTGCAAGCAGAAGAAGTCAAATGGATTCCTGAAAAATTGGACTAA
- the secA gene encoding preprotein translocase subunit SecA has translation MSFINSVLKVFVGDKSEKDVKSLQPLVKEIRSFEEQLEGLSHDELRQKTISFKSQIQEDCKEINDKIDALKEEVQNSTDIDRNEEIYTEIDKLNEESYKISESTLNTILPEAFAVVKETAKRFAANETLTVTASEFDRSLSGTKDYVTLEGDNAIWKNSWDAAGKQVTWDMVHYDVQLIGGVALHQGKIAEMQTGEGKTLVATLPLYLNALPGKGSHLVTVNDYLAKRDSAWMAPIFEFHGLSVDCIDKHQPNSEGRRAAYNSDITYGTNNEFGFDYLRDNMAHTPNDLVQPPHHYAIVDEVDSVLIDDARTPLIISGPVPEGDRHEFNELKPKVGDIVQKQRQYLTGVLAEAKRLIKEGDTKEGGFQLLRVHRGLPKNKALIKFLSEEGVKQLLQKTENFYMQDNNREMPKVDAELLFTIDEKNNQIELTDKGVDYISGDQDKDFFVMPDIGGEIAKIENQNLEIEKEAELKEGLFKEFAVKSERIHTMSQLLKAYTLFEKDVEYVVMENKVMIVDEQTGRIMDGRRYSDGLHQAIEAKENVKIEAMTQTFATITLQNYFRMYNKLAGMTGTAVTEAGEFWEIYKLDVMEIPTNRPIARDDRHDLIYKTKREKYNAIIDEVTQLSQAGRPVLIGTTSVEISELLSKLLSVRKVPHNVLNAKLHKKEADIVAEAGNAGIVTIATNMAGRGTDIKLSTQVKDAGGLAIVGTERHDSRRVDRQLRGRSGRQGDPGSSQFYVSLEDNLMRLFGSDRVAKMMDRMGLEEGEVIQHSMMTKSIERAQKKVEENNFGIRKRLLEYDDVMNAQREVVYKRRRHALQGERLKVDIANMIYDTSEVIADTNKAADDFKNFEFELIKYFSITSPVTEEEFKKLSFQDIALSVYNAAYDFYQQKMERSATIAFQVIKKVYEDKSNKFERIVVPFTDGIKSLNVVTNLEGAYSSEGKQLITDFEKNISLAIIDDSWKTHLRKMDELKQSVQLAVHEQKDPLLIYKFEAFELFKEMIDKVNKEIISFLFKGELPSENTNQIQEAGNVRRPKENLQTSKEEIPNSDELAAQNRAAGQTQGGRPPVTETIVREKPKIGRNDRVTIKNVMSGESKTVKYKQAEPLIIKGEWVLIED, from the coding sequence ATGAGCTTTATTAATTCGGTACTAAAGGTTTTCGTTGGAGATAAGTCAGAGAAAGACGTTAAATCACTTCAACCTTTGGTCAAAGAAATAAGATCCTTTGAAGAACAACTTGAAGGATTGTCCCACGACGAACTAAGACAGAAAACAATTTCCTTTAAATCCCAGATACAAGAAGATTGTAAAGAGATAAATGATAAAATCGATGCTTTAAAGGAAGAAGTTCAGAATTCAACAGATATAGATCGTAATGAAGAAATCTATACTGAAATTGACAAGCTCAACGAAGAGTCCTACAAAATCTCAGAAAGCACACTAAATACCATCCTTCCGGAAGCTTTTGCTGTAGTTAAGGAGACGGCAAAGCGTTTTGCTGCCAATGAAACCCTTACCGTAACGGCTTCAGAATTTGATAGGTCCCTTTCAGGTACCAAGGATTATGTTACCCTTGAAGGAGATAATGCCATTTGGAAGAATTCATGGGATGCTGCTGGAAAACAAGTAACCTGGGACATGGTGCATTATGATGTTCAGCTTATTGGCGGGGTTGCTCTACATCAAGGGAAAATTGCGGAAATGCAAACAGGGGAAGGAAAAACATTGGTCGCCACGCTCCCACTCTATTTAAATGCGCTTCCGGGCAAAGGTTCACACTTAGTGACCGTAAACGATTATCTAGCAAAAAGGGATAGTGCTTGGATGGCTCCTATTTTTGAATTTCATGGTCTATCGGTTGATTGTATAGACAAACACCAGCCAAATTCCGAAGGTAGAAGAGCTGCATATAATTCTGATATTACTTACGGTACCAACAATGAGTTTGGCTTTGATTATTTAAGGGATAATATGGCGCATACTCCGAATGATTTGGTGCAACCACCGCATCATTACGCTATTGTGGATGAGGTAGATTCCGTATTGATAGATGATGCCCGTACCCCATTAATCATTTCCGGACCGGTTCCTGAAGGAGATAGGCACGAGTTCAATGAATTGAAGCCAAAAGTTGGCGATATCGTTCAGAAGCAGCGTCAATATTTAACCGGGGTTTTGGCAGAAGCCAAAAGATTGATAAAAGAAGGAGATACTAAAGAAGGAGGGTTTCAACTGTTAAGGGTTCATCGAGGTTTGCCAAAAAACAAGGCCCTAATCAAGTTTTTAAGTGAAGAAGGTGTAAAACAGTTGCTGCAAAAAACGGAAAACTTCTACATGCAGGACAACAACCGTGAAATGCCCAAGGTCGATGCCGAACTATTGTTTACTATTGATGAAAAAAACAATCAAATTGAATTAACGGACAAAGGGGTTGATTACATTTCTGGAGATCAGGACAAAGACTTTTTTGTAATGCCCGACATTGGAGGAGAAATTGCAAAAATTGAAAATCAAAACCTAGAAATTGAAAAGGAAGCCGAACTCAAGGAAGGTCTTTTCAAAGAATTTGCAGTTAAAAGTGAGCGAATCCATACCATGAGCCAACTCCTAAAAGCCTATACGCTTTTTGAAAAGGATGTGGAGTATGTTGTAATGGAAAACAAGGTGATGATTGTGGATGAGCAAACTGGACGAATCATGGATGGAAGGCGATACTCAGATGGGTTGCACCAAGCCATAGAGGCCAAAGAAAATGTGAAGATTGAGGCAATGACCCAAACCTTCGCCACCATTACGCTCCAGAACTATTTTAGAATGTACAACAAGCTGGCAGGCATGACCGGTACAGCGGTTACAGAAGCTGGGGAGTTCTGGGAAATCTACAAGTTGGATGTTATGGAAATACCCACCAACAGACCTATTGCTCGTGATGATAGACATGATCTAATTTACAAGACCAAACGAGAAAAATACAATGCCATTATAGACGAGGTCACCCAACTTTCACAGGCGGGAAGACCGGTATTAATTGGTACTACTTCGGTAGAAATATCGGAACTGCTTTCCAAACTGTTAAGCGTTCGGAAGGTTCCCCATAATGTACTTAATGCGAAGCTTCATAAAAAAGAGGCGGATATTGTTGCAGAAGCCGGTAATGCGGGAATAGTTACCATTGCTACCAACATGGCAGGTCGTGGAACCGATATTAAATTAAGTACACAAGTAAAAGATGCTGGTGGATTGGCCATTGTGGGTACGGAGCGGCATGATTCCAGACGTGTGGACAGGCAGTTACGAGGTCGTTCAGGGCGTCAGGGAGATCCAGGAAGTTCTCAATTCTATGTTTCTTTGGAAGATAACCTAATGCGTCTCTTTGGCTCTGACCGTGTGGCAAAAATGATGGACAGAATGGGCTTGGAAGAAGGTGAAGTAATTCAGCACTCCATGATGACCAAATCTATTGAACGTGCCCAGAAAAAGGTAGAAGAAAACAACTTTGGCATTCGTAAGCGCTTGTTGGAATACGATGACGTAATGAACGCCCAACGCGAGGTTGTTTATAAAAGAAGACGACACGCATTACAAGGAGAACGTCTCAAAGTAGATATTGCCAACATGATCTACGATACTTCCGAAGTTATTGCCGATACCAACAAAGCCGCGGATGATTTTAAAAACTTTGAATTTGAATTGATCAAATATTTTTCAATCACCTCTCCAGTAACTGAAGAGGAATTCAAAAAGTTGAGCTTTCAGGATATTGCCCTTAGTGTTTACAACGCTGCTTATGATTTCTATCAGCAAAAAATGGAAAGAAGTGCTACAATAGCCTTTCAAGTAATCAAAAAAGTTTACGAAGATAAATCCAACAAATTTGAACGCATTGTAGTGCCGTTTACTGATGGTATTAAATCTTTAAATGTGGTCACTAACCTTGAGGGAGCGTATTCCAGTGAAGGAAAACAGTTGATAACAGATTTTGAGAAGAATATTTCCCTGGCCATAATAGATGATTCATGGAAAACGCATTTGCGTAAAATGGACGAATTGAAGCAATCCGTTCAATTGGCCGTTCATGAGCAAAAAGACCCTCTTTTAATATATAAGTTTGAGGCTTTTGAACTTTTTAAAGAAATGATCGATAAGGTGAACAAAGAGATTATTTCCTTTTTGTTCAAAGGAGAATTACCTTCAGAAAATACAAATCAGATTCAAGAGGCCGGCAATGTCCGCAGACCAAAAGAAAATCTGCAAACTTCCAAAGAAGAAATACCCAATAGTGATGAACTGGCAGCTCAAAACAGAGCGGCAGGACAAACACAAGGGGGAAGACCTCCAGTTACCGAAACCATTGTTAGGGAAAAACCAAAAATTGGAAGAAATGACCGGGTCACAATAAAAAATGTAATGTCCGGTGAAAGCAAGACTGTTAAATACAAACAAGCTGAACCTCTTATCATTAAGGGAGAATGGGTGCTTATTGAAGACTAA
- the msrA gene encoding peptide-methionine (S)-S-oxide reductase MsrA gives MKIARIPFLIFVLLTSSSCQSKNTKAKPVLAQEVEVEQPTFTPEELQKYETAYFASGCFWCVEAIFESVKGVKEVYSGYSGGIEKNPTYEQVAYGRTRHAEAVEVFYDPELISFTKLVQVFFGSHDPTSLNRQGPDKGAQYRSIAFYKNEAQKKVIMDYVSLLESKNVYNSPIVTQIKEFDIFYKAEDYHQDYEKRNPNNSYVRNVSIPRLNRFKENFKSYLKEETH, from the coding sequence ATGAAGATAGCAAGAATTCCATTTTTGATTTTTGTTTTATTGACATCTTCCAGTTGTCAATCAAAAAACACGAAAGCAAAACCAGTACTCGCTCAAGAAGTTGAGGTTGAGCAACCGACATTTACTCCAGAGGAACTACAAAAATATGAAACCGCTTACTTTGCTAGTGGTTGTTTTTGGTGTGTAGAGGCCATTTTTGAAAGCGTAAAAGGCGTTAAGGAGGTTTATTCGGGTTATTCTGGAGGAATTGAGAAAAATCCAACGTATGAGCAAGTTGCCTACGGCCGCACCAGACATGCTGAAGCCGTGGAAGTATTTTATGATCCTGAATTAATCTCTTTCACCAAATTGGTCCAGGTCTTTTTTGGCTCGCACGATCCAACTTCCTTAAACAGACAAGGTCCAGATAAAGGGGCTCAATATAGGTCCATTGCATTTTATAAAAATGAAGCACAAAAGAAAGTTATCATGGATTATGTTTCCCTACTGGAATCCAAGAACGTCTATAACAGCCCAATCGTTACCCAGATAAAAGAATTTGATATTTTTTACAAGGCCGAAGATTATCACCAGGATTATGAAAAGAGAAATCCAAATAACTCCTACGTTAGAAATGTTTCGATTCCTAGATTGAACCGGTTTAAGGAAAATTTTAAATCGTATTTAAAGGAAGAAACCCACTAA
- a CDS encoding DUF2795 domain-containing protein — MYWTLELASYLSDAPWPATKDELIDYAIRTGAPLEVVENLQSMEEEGGEIYESIEEIWPDYPTEEDYLWNEDEY, encoded by the coding sequence ATGTACTGGACATTAGAATTAGCCTCATATTTAAGTGATGCGCCTTGGCCAGCCACCAAAGACGAATTAATAGATTATGCCATCCGTACTGGAGCCCCATTGGAAGTTGTAGAAAACTTACAATCCATGGAAGAGGAAGGTGGCGAAATTTACGAGTCCATCGAGGAAATATGGCCCGACTATCCCACCGAAGAAGATTACCTCTGGAATGAGGACGAGTATTAA